A single region of the Ciconia boyciana chromosome 13, ASM3463844v1, whole genome shotgun sequence genome encodes:
- the ANKS4B gene encoding ankyrin repeat and SAM domain-containing protein 4B produces MSSRYHKAAADGNLGLLKEATRKDLNTSDEAGMTPTLLAAYHGYLEALEVICRRGGDPDKCDIWGNTPLHHAACNGHIHCVSFLINFGANIFALDNDLRTPLEVAASRDRNECVRILDKAATEQNMLNPKKVSKLKAQAQRNVEKQIKECEKRQEKHQHEMNRNYMKEKVGTVNSSRGTHSRVKLPSLFASNTPPPFSKNLKDTFKLKAKKTADSTRSQETQSNDQEEGTGRRTVMHLFNEKEEDELLNDLGEKNFSDNDSQVSIFKRPGLGKIVFGRNLAADVNPGTVSSEKEGISFKISSELFQFENAENGRKDDAENGTDIPWHGEEVIWDDEEAENTPLEVFLASQMLDEFLPVFMREKIDLDALMLCSDEDLQSIQMELGPRKKVLNAVNKRKQALENPGKTVDTCL; encoded by the exons ATGTCCAGCAGGTATCACAAAGCGGCAGCCGACGGCAATTTGGGCCTCTTGAAAGAAGCCACTAGGAAAGACCTCAACACTTCAGATGAAGCCGGGATGACACCCACCCTTCTGGCAGCATACCATGGGTATCTAGAAGCTCTGGAAGTCATATGTCGGAGAGG aggTGATCCGGACAAATGTGACATCTGGGGGAACACTCCTCTCCACCACGCCGCTTGCAACGGTCATATccattgtgtttcttttttgatcAACTTCGGTGCCAATATATTTGCTCTGGACAACGACCTCCGCACTCCCCTGGAGGTGGCTGCCAGCAGAGACCGCAATGAATGTGTCCGAATCCTGGACAAAGCTGCCACTGAGCAGAACATGCTGAATCCAAAGAAGGTCTCCAAACTCAAAGCACAGGCCCAGAGGAATGTGGAGAAACAAATCAAGGAATGTGAGAAGCGCCAAGAGAAACACCAGCATGAAATGAACCGGaattatatgaaagaaaaggttGGCACAGTAAATTCTTCCAGAGGGACACACTCCAGAGTAAAGTTGCCTAGTCTCTTTGCTTCAAATACACCACCTCCTTTCTCCAAAAATCTGAAAGATACCTTCAAACTGAAGGCAAAAAAGACAGCTGACAGCACAAGAAGTCAGGAAACACAAAGCAATGACCAAGAGGAGGGTACGGGTAGGAGAACTGTGATGCATTTGTTCaatgagaaagaagaggatGAATTACTGAATGACCTTGGAGAGAAAAACTTTTCTGATAATGACAGTCAGGTCTCCATTTTTAAGCGGCCAGGTCTTGGCAAGATTGTATTTGGAAGGAATTTGGCTGCAGATGTAAATCCTGGAACTGTGTCTTCTGAGAAAGAAGGTATAAGCTTTAAAATATCCAGTGAGctctttcagtttgaaaatgctgagaatGGCAGGAAAGATGATGCTGAAAATGGTACTGATATCCCTTGGCATGGGGAAGAAGTCATTTGGGATGACGAGGAAGCAGAGAACACACCCCTTGAGGTATTTCTGGCATCACAGATGCTGGATGAGTTTCTTCCAGTCTTCATGAGGGAAAAAATTGATTTAGATGCCCTGATGCTATGTTCTGATGAAGATCTACAGAGCATTCAGATGGAGCTTGGGCCAAGAAAGAAAGTCCTGAATGCcgtgaataaaagaaaacaagcactCGAGAACCCTGGAAAGACTGTAGATACTTGCTTATAA